AGTGTATAAGGACTCGTGGGGTCAGGTGACGACGTTGCCGTCGGTGGCCATGGCGCAGAGGCAGATCGACGAGGACGTGGAGCTGAACACCGACCTGTCGTACCTGCCGATCACCGGGTGTCCCGAGTACAGCGAGAAGGTGCTCGGGTTTCTGTTTGGAGAGTCGAGTCCCGGGTCCGGGCCGCAGCTGGTGCGGCAGCAGCGGGTGAGCTTTGCGCAGACGCTGAGCGGGACCGGGGCGCTGGCGGTGGCGTCGAAGCTGCTGGCGTTGTTCCTGGCGCAGACGGTGTGGGTCCCGCAGCCGTCGTGGCCCAACCACTGGAACGTGTTCAGGAGCAACGGGTTCGCGGACATCAGGGCGTACCCGTACTACCGCGACGGCCGGCTGGTGGTGGACGAGTGGCTGGATCTGCTCCGCTCTCAGGTCCGGAGCGACCGCGCGAAGCGGCACGCTATCGTTCTGCATGCGTGCTGCCACAACCCGACCGGGGCGGATCCGACGAGGGAGGAGTGGCGCAGAATCCTGGATACGATCCACGAGCTGCAGATGATCCCCGTGATAGACATGGCGTACCAGGGCCTCGAGTCGGGGAACCCGCCCAAGGACGCGTACGTGCTGCGCATGTGCCTGGACGAGTCCCGGTACGACTGCTGGCCGAATGGATTGTTTCTTTGCCAGTCgtttgccaagaacatgGGCCTCTACGGCGAAAGAGTGGGATCGCTGAGCGTGGTGGTGCCGCCAAACGACTCGGGCACGAGGGAAAAGGTAGACTcgcagctgaagcagattgTCAGAAGCGCCTACTCGTCGCCCCCCGGCTACGGCTCTCGCGTGGCAACGCTTGTGCTTTCTAAGCCTTTTCTGCGCATGCAATGGTACAAGGATGTCGCGTTCATGGTCAGTAGACTAAACCAGGTGAGGAGCGACATGCATGAGTTGCTCGGATGGCCCGCGCTCACGGATTTCGAGCATCAACATGGCATGTTCTACTACACGGGACTGAGCTCGAAACAGGTCGATTTGCTGAGGACTAAATATTCAGTATACATGACTGCCGACGGCAGATTGTCCTTGAGTGGGGTCAACGATCAAAATATCGAGTACGTTTGTAAAGCATTGAAAGCGGTCTCCAAGACGGCTCGCTAAAATCTCTACGCATCACCAGTCTTCCACCGGCCAAGTGACCTTTATAAAGTAGTGTAAAGTGTATTGGCTATTGAATTCTGAACCTAGTATTTTTCTCTTCCGAATAACTTCTTGAGTTTTGTACCgaacgtcttcttcttcttgaccgCCTGGTTATTGCCGTCAGAGGGGGCTAGCAGATTTTCTCCCGTCGTCCTTGCTTTCATACCGCCATGATCAAAGCCTTCTACTTTTGAATTACTGTGATATCTCTTctcttgagctgctgatTTGTTTAAACTTTCGCTTTTTGAATCATATGCGTCGGTGGTGCTCGAAGACCTGAGAGAAAGCTTACTCCATTTCTTGTTGACCTTGTTTGGCGTAGCGTTAGATAGAGATGCTTCTCCCTCCATGAATGGTGGTTGTGCCGGTTGCTGCATGGCAGTTGTACCATTTTGTGCTTTACccttgttcttgaacagcgaGAATCCCTTGGAAGCACCAGCAGGGCCCTCTGAGTGGGTTCCTATGGATGTTGCTTGCTTTGTTTGGCTGCTGCCGGTGAAAGGCATCGAATCATCATCCGAATCCGAATCATGAAATCTTGATTTCCAACCACTTTTCTCTAAAAACGCTAGGTTAGCTTCCTGTGAAGACAAAGCAGCATTTTGCTTCTTTGGGGTTGTCGGTATGCCGGACCGACTACCATTAGTGTAAttattttgatcaaaatcGGCTTCGAGCATTTTTTCATCTCTCAGTGACAGTTTCTTAAAGCCAAGATGTACTTCCTGGTTTctgatcttctcaaaacttgatctcttctgaGGTGGTTCCTTGGGATACAACACGCTGTCGGGAACCTCTTTGGATTTACGGttttccttcttcgtcataTCGTTCTTATTATTAATATGTTCAAAAGGTTTCCTTTTTACGAAGTCCTTTCTCGCTTTGTTGATAGACGTTGATGTTCTAGCTGCAGCCGTTGCATGATTCGTCGTTTGCTCACTGTTTGGCCTGTATGCAAACTGTCTATTTTCTCCTGCAGACTTTTGCACGGTCGAATGACGCTTAGCTTTAGCACTCTCTCTGGGCGAAGGTGAAGTTGATCCATAATTCGGTGGATTTGCTACTGAGTACGGTCTGGTTTGATGCTTAGAGTTTTGCCTCTGGACAAGGTTCTCAGAACTAGCTAGTTTGGCGTTCAATCTTGTGTTTTCAGCAGTAGTTAGCGATAGATAAGCCTGATTCGCCGGTGAGCTCTCTGAATAAATCGAAGATGCAGCACTTGACTGAGTATTGGTTTTCTTGAGTGCAGACTTCATGGGCGAGGGAACTTTGAACAAGTTCTTTGTATCCGGTTTCGAGGAGACTTGCGCGTCCCCTTCTTCAGTCTTagcagatgaagcagcCTCTGGCTGATTTAGATAAGGATTCAATGCCCGCAAATGTTGAGCGAGGCTGGACGCGCGAGGTGGCTCTGCGCCAGACTGGGCTGGCTTTGTCGAGTCCTCTGCGTGCTCTGTTTCAACATTGTCGGATGCATCGAAcaaatcatcttcagaatcGTTCCTTGGTTCTGAATCAGTCCTGTCTGCCTGACCAAGGTTCTCAGGCGCAGGGGCATCAGACTGCGCCATTATTTGAATTTCCTTCTCTACGGCAATGTTGGGCTTCTCAGAATGATCGCGAGCTTTTGAAGGGCCGGCCTCTTGCGGAGGATTCAACGACAGCTCCGCTGCCGCTGGAGccaatttttcattgaCGGTTATTTCCGATTCAGATTGCTCTTCTTGCATTATAACGTTATCGTCAACATGCTGTATTTCTGTTTCCAGCTGACGACTTGAACCCTGCCCGTTGTGATTTAAAGAATCAACTTCTGTGGTCTTTTTGACATATTCATCTCGTGGAATTCGCAGAGGTCTTATGATATCCTCCGTAAGCTCCTGTTCTGTTTCCTCTGGCATATGCGTCCGAATTAGTGGCTGATTGTCTGACTGTCGCGACCGGTAAGATGGCGACCTAAATGAACTGTTTGTCAAGGACGAGtgtcttctttcttgcGATTTAGCCTGCGATTCCAAGGTTGCTCTTCTGGTTAGGGAGTTCTGGCGTGCTATGGAGAGTGAATTGGACGAACTAGAACGTCTCAAATGTGAGAAGCGTCTCTTTTGCTGTTCCaaatgttcttcaatagGAACCTCTACGGCCACCAACCCATGAGACGTCGGAATATATTTCTTAATGGTTACAGGTTTCTCGTTTCCCGACTGCTGTACGAATGCGGCGGTTTTCTGATCACCAAATTCCTTGAACACAGTTTGTGGATCCACATTACAGTCCTCCGCTCCATTCCTCagcgatctcttccttccTGCAGAACCACCTGGGCCCTGAAGGCTGCGAGACCGCGTAGAGCTATTCGAGCGCGGGTTAGTGCTCTTTACGgaagttcttcttcttatccCATCTATAATGTTTTCATCTGGACTACCCGTTCTGCTCGAGCCGTTGTTTCTATTGCCTAGTGGCCCGTCCAGTTGAAGCGAGCTCCTTCTAGAGCTCCCAAGTGAAGGAGAACGATTATATTCGGGAATTTTACTCCTATCGACGGTCGTTCCATTGGAATTTAGTGCTTTTCCaacagcagaagcagctgcaAGCGCACTGGCGTTCGTTGGTTGCTCTGTATCTCGCGATAACCTACGTCTGGAAAACATTCTTTGCGCAATTGCAGTCTTTAACTGCAGTCTGATTTGAGATCACAGCTAATTGACCTAATTACGAATGATTACGACCTGCTTAGTCTGCCCAATTGCTCTAACTTCGGTCTTCCTTTAACGTCAACCACTTTCCCGACTCGCGCCAGACAGTGCGTGCCCCTGGGCGAACTTGGTTTCTCGAGAAAGGCTGACACGACAAGAGATGCAAAGAATATTGCAGTATAAATATCGATAATTCTCAATTTTGGTGTCTTGAAATTAAAACTAAATGATGATTAGGTACGCAGTTAATTCGCAGTTATCTAATTGCCTTGAAGATTAGTTGTAATCAAAGCATaagaaaggaagaaataaTAATGGTAAAACGGCAGATAGATttttggaagaaaaaaatttaTTCGACGGTGACAGATTTAGCCAGGTTTCTTGGAAAATCCACATCAATGCCTTTGTTTACCGCTAGCCAGTATGAAATTAGCTGTAGGGGGATG
Above is a genomic segment from Torulaspora globosa chromosome 1, complete sequence containing:
- the AAT1 gene encoding aspartate transaminase AAT1 (ancestral locus Anc_2.475); this translates as MQLLFRRWLVSGIEAIPRAAPDRILGLTEQFASDSCRNKVNLTVGVYKDSWGQVTTLPSVAMAQRQIDEDVELNTDLSYLPITGCPEYSEKVLGFLFGESSPGSGPQLVRQQRVSFAQTLSGTGALAVASKLLALFLAQTVWVPQPSWPNHWNVFRSNGFADIRAYPYYRDGRLVVDEWLDLLRSQVRSDRAKRHAIVLHACCHNPTGADPTREEWRRILDTIHELQMIPVIDMAYQGLESGNPPKDAYVLRMCLDESRYDCWPNGLFLCQSFAKNMGLYGERVGSLSVVVPPNDSGTREKVDSQLKQIVRSAYSSPPGYGSRVATLVLSKPFLRMQWYKDVAFMVSRLNQVRSDMHELLGWPALTDFEHQHGMFYYTGLSSKQVDLLRTKYSVYMTADGRLSLSGVNDQNIEYVCKALKAVSKTAR
- a CDS encoding uncharacterized protein (ancestral locus Anc_2.476), encoding MFSRRRLSRDTEQPTNASALAAASAVGKALNSNGTTVDRSKIPEYNRSPSLGSSRRSSLQLDGPLGNRNNGSSRTGSPDENIIDGIRRRTSVKSTNPRSNSSTRSRSLQGPGGSAGRKRSLRNGAEDCNVDPQTVFKEFGDQKTAAFVQQSGNEKPVTIKKYIPTSHGLVAVEVPIEEHLEQQKRRFSHLRRSSSSNSLSIARQNSLTRRATLESQAKSQERRHSSLTNSSFRSPSYRSRQSDNQPLIRTHMPEETEQELTEDIIRPLRIPRDEYVKKTTEVDSLNHNGQGSSRQLETEIQHVDDNVIMQEEQSESEITVNEKLAPAAAELSLNPPQEAGPSKARDHSEKPNIAVEKEIQIMAQSDAPAPENLGQADRTDSEPRNDSEDDLFDASDNVETEHAEDSTKPAQSGAEPPRASSLAQHLRALNPYLNQPEAASSAKTEEGDAQVSSKPDTKNLFKVPSPMKSALKKTNTQSSAASSIYSESSPANQAYLSLTTAENTRLNAKLASSENLVQRQNSKHQTRPYSVANPPNYGSTSPSPRESAKAKRHSTVQKSAGENRQFAYRPNSEQTTNHATAAARTSTSINKARKDFVKRKPFEHINNKNDMTKKENRKSKEVPDSVLYPKEPPQKRSSFEKIRNQEVHLGFKKLSLRDEKMLEADFDQNNYTNGSRSGIPTTPKKQNAALSSQEANLAFLEKSGWKSRFHDSDSDDDSMPFTGSSQTKQATSIGTHSEGPAGASKGFSLFKNKGKAQNGTTAMQQPAQPPFMEGEASLSNATPNKVNKKWSKLSLRSSSTTDAYDSKSESLNKSAAQEKRYHSNSKVEGFDHGGMKARTTGENLLAPSDGNNQAVKKKKTFGTKLKKLFGREKY